One genomic region from Nocardia vinacea encodes:
- a CDS encoding DUF3761 domain-containing protein, translated as MGSAPPTTYQPPVAAAPLAQSQQTCGNDSYLNSDNQCVHRPQSAPAAPPGATARCTDGTYSYSQHRSGTCSHHGGVAAWL; from the coding sequence ATCGGCTCGGCACCACCCACCACATACCAACCGCCCGTAGCAGCCGCCCCACTCGCACAATCCCAGCAGACCTGCGGCAACGACTCATACCTCAACTCGGACAACCAATGTGTCCACCGGCCCCAGTCCGCTCCCGCCGCCCCGCCCGGAGCCACCGCGCGCTGCACCGACGGCACCTATAGCTACAGCCAACACCGCTCGGGCACCTGCTCCCACCACGGCGGCGTAGCCGCCTGGTTGTAA
- a CDS encoding aldehyde dehydrogenase family protein has protein sequence MTDTLDDHLTKDLAARAAELLHTLGAPTPVAGELPARTPITGGTLMTLPADSRDDADAAIGRAAAAFRGWRTVPAPVRAGVVRRLAELLTAHKAELGELVTLEAGKIGAEAVGEVQEMIDICEFAIGLSRQLYGKTMPSERPGHRLMETWHPLGVVGVISAFNFPVAVWAWNTALALVCGDTVVWKPSDTTPLTALACHTLLRRAAADVGADPEVHQLIQGGAEVGSRLVEDERVALVSATGSVRMGRTVAPRVAARFGRCLLELGGNNGAIVTPTADLELAARGIVFAAAGTAGQRCTTLRRLIVHADVVGPLLDRVAGAYRQLRVGNPLDDGVLVGPLVNGRAYEGMRAAIDRALADGGELVCGGERVDGFGDDAFYVRPAIVRMPAQTAVVREETFAPILYVLTYRDFDAAIDLHNGVPQGLSSAVFTADQREAERFLAADGSDCGIANVNIGTSGAEIGGAFGGEKQTGGGRESGSDSWQAYMRRATNTVNYSDRLPLAQGIQFG, from the coding sequence ATGACAGACACACTCGACGACCACCTGACCAAGGACCTGGCAGCCCGCGCGGCCGAACTACTGCACACACTTGGCGCGCCGACACCGGTCGCGGGCGAGCTGCCTGCACGGACGCCGATCACCGGTGGCACGCTCATGACCCTGCCCGCCGATTCCCGCGACGATGCGGACGCGGCGATCGGGCGGGCGGCGGCAGCCTTCCGCGGCTGGCGCACCGTACCCGCGCCGGTGCGGGCGGGGGTGGTGCGACGACTGGCCGAACTGCTCACCGCGCACAAGGCCGAACTCGGCGAATTGGTCACCCTGGAGGCGGGGAAGATCGGCGCGGAGGCCGTCGGCGAGGTGCAGGAGATGATCGATATCTGCGAATTCGCGATCGGACTGTCGCGCCAGCTCTATGGCAAGACCATGCCCTCGGAGCGACCCGGACATCGGCTGATGGAGACCTGGCATCCGCTCGGCGTGGTCGGGGTTATCTCGGCATTCAACTTCCCGGTCGCGGTGTGGGCGTGGAATACCGCCCTGGCGCTGGTCTGCGGTGACACGGTGGTGTGGAAGCCGTCGGATACGACACCGCTGACGGCGCTGGCCTGCCATACGCTCCTGCGCCGCGCGGCGGCCGATGTCGGCGCGGATCCCGAAGTGCATCAACTGATTCAAGGTGGCGCGGAGGTCGGGTCTCGGCTGGTCGAGGACGAGCGGGTGGCGCTGGTGAGCGCGACTGGTTCGGTCCGGATGGGCCGTACGGTGGCGCCGCGGGTGGCCGCTCGGTTCGGGCGATGTCTGCTGGAGTTGGGCGGTAACAACGGCGCGATCGTCACGCCCACAGCGGATCTGGAGCTGGCGGCGCGCGGCATCGTATTCGCGGCGGCGGGTACGGCCGGACAGCGCTGTACGACCTTGCGTCGGTTGATCGTGCACGCCGATGTCGTCGGTCCGCTGCTGGATCGCGTGGCCGGGGCATATCGACAACTGCGCGTTGGCAATCCGCTCGACGACGGCGTGCTCGTCGGCCCGCTGGTCAACGGCCGTGCCTACGAAGGGATGCGTGCGGCGATCGATCGTGCACTTGCCGACGGCGGCGAATTGGTCTGCGGCGGTGAGCGAGTCGATGGCTTCGGCGACGACGCCTTTTACGTGCGCCCCGCGATCGTGCGCATGCCCGCCCAGACCGCCGTGGTCCGCGAGGAAACCTTCGCACCGATCCTGTACGTGCTCACCTACCGCGACTTCGACGCCGCCATCGACCTGCACAACGGTGTTCCGCAAGGCCTTTCCTCGGCCGTCTTCACCGCCGACCAGCGCGAGGCGGAACGCTTCCTCGCCGCCGACGGCTCCGACTGCGGCATCGCCAACGTCAATATCGGCACCTCCGGCGCGGAGATCGGCGGCGCCTTCGGCGGGGAGAAGCAGACCGGCGGCGGGCGGGAATCCGGGTCGGACTCGTGGCAGGCATACATGCGGCGGGCGACCAACACCGTCAACTACTCCGATCGGTTGCCACTTGCCCAGGGCATCCAATTCGGCTGA
- a CDS encoding Lrp/AsnC family transcriptional regulator, protein MADTPARPVLDDIDRLLIRELMADGRATLSNLAEKASLSVSAVQSRVRRLEARGVIRGYTAHVDPEALGQLLSAFVAITPLDPSQPDDAPAVLQHIPGIEACHSVAGDESYVLLVRVASPRHLEQLLQEIRATANVRTRSTIILQTFYDR, encoded by the coding sequence ATGGCGGATACACCGGCAAGACCCGTACTCGATGACATCGATCGCCTGCTGATTCGTGAACTGATGGCCGATGGTCGCGCCACCCTGTCGAATCTGGCCGAAAAGGCGAGCTTATCGGTGTCTGCTGTGCAATCGCGGGTCCGCAGACTAGAGGCGCGCGGGGTGATCCGTGGCTATACCGCACATGTCGATCCAGAGGCGCTCGGGCAGCTGTTGTCGGCATTCGTCGCCATCACTCCTCTCGACCCCTCGCAACCCGATGACGCGCCTGCCGTGCTGCAACATATCCCGGGGATCGAGGCATGCCACTCGGTCGCCGGTGACGAGAGTTACGTGTTGCTGGTGCGGGTGGCCTCTCCTCGGCACCTCGAGCAGTTGCTACAGGAGATCAGGGCGACCGCCAACGTGCGAACTCGAAGCACCATCATCTTGCAGACATTCTACGACAGGTAG
- the lat gene encoding L-lysine 6-transaminase: MTIELERTRAGSGTAPVTPASRVHEILSAHILADGFDLVLDLRKSRGCLIVDERDGSSYLDMFGFFASNALGMNHPALADDEEFRAELSVAALNKPSNSDMYTVEMARFVDTFFRVLGDPRLPHLFFIDGGGLAVENALKVAFDWKSRHNESHGRAPELGTKVLHLTGAFHGRTGYTMSLTNTDPVKTARFPKFDWPRIDAPFLADGVDIDAAEAHALDQARRAFAENPHDIACFIAEPIQGEGGDRHLRPEFLQAVQLLCHENDALFILDEVQTGVGMTGTTWAYQQLGLEPDIVAFGKKTQVCGIMAGGRVDEVPDNVFVVSSRLNSTWGGNLTDMVRARRILEVFERDELIERSRPLGAHLLRRLEQLAADHPRVTEPRGRGLMCAITLASAELRDEVLTTLREREHVLILGTGERGIRFRPPLTVTESELDTVVDALDRVLDDAG; this comes from the coding sequence GTGACCATCGAACTGGAGCGCACCCGCGCGGGGAGTGGCACTGCACCGGTCACCCCCGCCTCCCGGGTACACGAGATCCTGTCGGCGCACATCCTCGCCGACGGATTCGACCTGGTGCTGGATCTACGGAAATCCCGTGGCTGCCTGATCGTCGATGAACGAGACGGCAGCTCCTATCTCGATATGTTCGGCTTCTTCGCCTCGAATGCCCTCGGCATGAATCATCCCGCCTTGGCCGACGACGAAGAGTTCCGCGCCGAACTGAGCGTCGCGGCGCTCAACAAGCCGAGCAACTCCGATATGTACACCGTCGAGATGGCCCGCTTCGTCGACACGTTCTTCCGGGTGCTGGGCGATCCCCGGCTACCGCACCTGTTCTTCATCGACGGCGGCGGACTGGCGGTGGAGAACGCGCTCAAGGTCGCGTTCGACTGGAAGAGCAGGCATAACGAATCCCACGGGCGCGCACCGGAACTCGGCACCAAGGTGCTGCATCTGACCGGAGCGTTCCACGGCCGCACCGGCTACACCATGTCACTGACCAACACCGACCCGGTGAAGACGGCCCGCTTCCCCAAATTCGATTGGCCGCGCATCGATGCGCCGTTCCTGGCCGACGGTGTCGATATCGACGCCGCAGAAGCACACGCACTCGACCAGGCGCGCCGCGCCTTCGCCGAAAACCCGCACGACATAGCGTGTTTCATCGCCGAGCCGATCCAGGGCGAGGGCGGCGACCGTCATCTGCGTCCGGAGTTCCTGCAGGCCGTACAGCTACTCTGTCACGAGAACGACGCGCTGTTCATTCTCGACGAGGTACAAACCGGTGTCGGTATGACCGGAACCACTTGGGCCTACCAACAACTCGGGCTCGAGCCCGATATTGTCGCGTTCGGCAAGAAGACCCAGGTCTGCGGCATCATGGCGGGCGGGCGCGTGGACGAGGTGCCCGACAACGTCTTCGTGGTCAGCTCTCGGCTCAATTCCACCTGGGGCGGCAATCTCACCGATATGGTGCGGGCCCGGCGCATCCTCGAGGTGTTCGAGCGCGATGAGCTGATCGAGCGGTCACGGCCGCTCGGCGCGCATCTGCTGCGGCGTCTGGAACAGCTTGCGGCCGACCATCCTCGGGTTACCGAACCGCGCGGACGCGGGCTGATGTGCGCCATCACACTGGCCTCGGCCGAACTGCGGGACGAGGTGCTGACCACGCTGCGGGAACGCGAGCATGTGCTGATTCTCGGCACCGGCGAACGCGGCATCCGCTTCCGGCCGCCGCTCACCGTTACCGAATCGGAGCTGGACACCGTGGTCGACGCGCTCGATCGGGTACTCGACGACGCCGGATAG
- a CDS encoding DUF1707 domain-containing protein — MSDLPEIRIGTAEREQAMQRLSDHFAAGRLSVAEFDERSAVVAAAMTRGDLDKVFVDLPEPAPVVAAPAKRDSGFLDEWPERVMAVIPILAVILFFVTGSWLWFLAIPLAGALLFGGRHEHQRRRPRDHRRRRELED; from the coding sequence ATGAGTGACCTGCCCGAGATTCGCATCGGCACCGCGGAGCGTGAGCAAGCGATGCAGCGCCTGTCCGATCATTTCGCCGCCGGGCGGCTCAGCGTGGCCGAGTTCGACGAGCGCAGTGCCGTGGTCGCGGCCGCGATGACCCGTGGCGACCTGGACAAAGTCTTCGTCGACCTGCCCGAACCCGCCCCTGTCGTCGCGGCGCCCGCCAAGCGCGACTCCGGGTTCCTCGACGAATGGCCGGAGCGGGTAATGGCGGTGATCCCGATCCTCGCCGTCATCCTCTTCTTCGTCACCGGCAGCTGGCTCTGGTTCCTCGCCATCCCGCTCGCGGGCGCACTGCTGTTCGGCGGGCGGCACGAGCACCAACGCCGCCGCCCACGCGACCATCGCCGCCGCCGGGAACTGGAGGACTGA
- a CDS encoding serine/threonine-protein kinase yields MGKTWFGHYRLDRLLGTGGTGQVWLARDTVADRAVALKVLACSHAADPTCRLRFTREARLAAQAPGPHRVPVHTFGELDGRLYIDMEFIEGTDVSALLRDAGPLDPARAVVIIAQTAMALDAMHRVGLVHRDVKPSNIMVGPTGFVHLIDFGIAHRIDQPAITAHGNVVGTLAYMAPERFDGVADAPADQYSLACVLYECLTGQRPFGNVDSPQQLRAHLLTAPPSATTLNPAVPAALDAVITRAMAKDPSQRYSSAGEFACAAYAAVTGREPSTVEIAAATVPTNHGLPEPWRTAETLGAGAGSRVAESAGEPMRAGGVEQMQVAESAAASMWAFGSAGEQVRDAGSAHAAIQGVPSEGAEIRAARPAYELMRGGSSEGARVGEAQPVRDSKWGGRFRGQPVRGGAAAAERTRDVGTSGESTWIGGESGRDVELWGEGDGWLGVGPGHAAVAIAALVAVIGLALWLGRPGGETSSAAPSATRTTPAVPGSLVPDESAQAASPNVLIPGLGQLCNPDVDGNAVAADGTPLVCRTVDGGIANWVPAQPFGEIPDGQQSEPTVVGNGNPHGNSSANGNDKPNKGKPGHGGRAKPGK; encoded by the coding sequence ATGGGCAAGACGTGGTTCGGCCACTACCGCCTCGATCGGTTGCTCGGCACCGGTGGGACCGGGCAGGTCTGGCTCGCTCGGGACACCGTCGCCGACCGTGCCGTCGCCCTGAAGGTGCTGGCCTGCTCGCACGCCGCAGATCCGACCTGCCGACTGCGGTTCACCAGGGAGGCCCGCCTGGCGGCCCAGGCCCCGGGACCGCACCGGGTTCCGGTCCACACCTTCGGCGAACTCGACGGCCGCCTCTATATCGATATGGAGTTCATCGAGGGCACCGATGTCAGCGCATTGCTGCGGGACGCCGGGCCGCTGGATCCCGCGCGTGCCGTCGTGATCATCGCGCAGACCGCGATGGCGCTCGATGCCATGCACCGGGTCGGCCTGGTGCACCGCGACGTCAAACCGTCCAACATCATGGTGGGCCCGACCGGTTTCGTCCATCTGATCGACTTCGGCATCGCACATCGCATTGATCAGCCCGCGATCACGGCCCACGGCAATGTGGTCGGCACCCTGGCATATATGGCACCGGAACGCTTCGACGGTGTCGCCGACGCGCCCGCGGACCAATACTCACTGGCCTGCGTTCTGTACGAATGCCTCACCGGCCAAAGGCCTTTCGGCAATGTCGACTCGCCGCAGCAACTGCGCGCCCACCTGCTGACCGCCCCACCCAGCGCCACCACCCTGAACCCCGCCGTACCCGCGGCCCTGGACGCCGTCATCACCCGCGCCATGGCCAAGGACCCCAGCCAACGCTATTCCAGCGCAGGCGAATTCGCCTGCGCAGCGTATGCCGCGGTGACCGGCCGCGAGCCCTCGACAGTCGAGATCGCCGCGGCAACTGTGCCGACAAACCATGGCCTGCCCGAGCCATGGCGTACGGCCGAGACGCTTGGCGCCGGTGCCGGGTCACGCGTCGCCGAGTCCGCCGGTGAGCCGATGCGGGCCGGCGGAGTCGAACAGATGCAGGTCGCTGAGTCTGCGGCTGCCTCGATGTGGGCCTTTGGGTCCGCAGGGGAGCAGGTGCGAGATGCAGGGTCTGCGCATGCTGCGATACAGGGCGTCCCGTCCGAGGGCGCGGAGATTCGGGCCGCTCGACCTGCCTATGAGCTGATGCGAGGCGGCTCTTCTGAAGGGGCGAGGGTGGGGGAGGCTCAACCTGTGCGTGATTCGAAGTGGGGCGGCCGGTTTAGGGGTCAGCCGGTGCGGGGCGGGGCGGCCGCAGCTGAGCGGACGCGGGATGTTGGGACTTCGGGTGAGTCGACGTGGATTGGTGGGGAGTCGGGGCGAGATGTTGAATTGTGGGGGGAGGGTGACGGTTGGTTGGGAGTCGGGCCGGGGCATGCGGCTGTTGCTATTGCTGCGTTGGTTGCTGTGATCGGGTTGGCATTGTGGTTGGGGCGGCCCGGGGGCGAAACGAGTTCTGCGGCGCCGTCGGCTACTCGGACTACGCCGGCTGTTCCCGGATCGCTGGTGCCGGACGAATCGGCGCAGGCTGCTTCGCCGAATGTGCTGATTCCGGGTCTCGGGCAGCTGTGCAATCCGGATGTCGACGGCAATGCCGTCGCGGCGGACGGCACCCCGCTCGTATGTCGCACCGTAGATGGCGGCATCGCGAATTGGGTACCTGCGCAGCCCTTCGGGGAGATACCCGACGGCCAGCAGTCGGAGCCTACGGTCGTCGGCAATGGAAATCCGCATGGGAACAGCTCGGCTAATGGCAACGATAAGCCGAACAAGGGCAAGCCCGGTCACGGTGGCCGTGCCAAGCCAGGCAAGTAA